A stretch of DNA from Candidatus Pseudomonas phytovorans:
ATGGGCAAAACGCCCTGAAGCTCCCTTTGACATCGTTTCCAAGCACCCTAGCTAAAGACAAATAAGAGTTATTTGCATTCAGTAACGTGCGAAGCCGGAAAACGCAGTAGAGCGATATGTTCTATTAGATTACTTTTTTAGATCAATAAATCAGCAATGCGCCTGGAACCTCCAATACCCGGGCATGTGCCTGCCTGGCCAACTGCTTGAGGGCGTCATCGACATGGTCGACCCGCGCCACGGCCGTCACCGGCAGGCGCCGCAGCGCTTCGCCGCGCACCAGCGTCAACCCGGTGCGATAACGCCCCAACTGCTCGACGGCCTGGGCCAAGGTCTGCTGGCGCAGCACCACCCTGCCCTCCTGCCAGCTGGCGAGTTCTTCCGGGGATTGCTCCAGGGGCTTGAGCCCGGTATGCGGGCCGAAGTACAGGCTGTCGCCTTGCTGCAGCACGGCAGACGCCGACGCATCGTCAAGACCACGGGAGACCAGGTTGATTTCGACGCTGTGCTGCAGCACGCCGACCCAGCCAGAGCGGTCATCCTTGTCGACCGCAACCAGGTATCGAGTGCCGCGGGCGGTGATGTTTGCCCCCGGCGTGCTGACGGTGAAGGGGCGCGGCTCCGTTTCACCCACGGGTGAAGGACTGAAGACAGCCTCGCCGCGTGTGAGGCGCACCGTGCGGCGCTGGCCGTCATAGGCAACGCTGAGGATGCTGCGGCTGCCCAGTACAAGCTTGCTACCATCGCCCAACGTGACATGGCGCACTTCGCCATACCCCGTCTGGTAGTCGGCGCCCAGGCCCTGCACCCAGAATGGCGGCGCCAGCCACAACCAACAGGCCATCGCCAATCCGCCAAGTGCGCCACCACAGGCCCAGGGCCGCTGCCATACAGCGTGTAGCCAGCCCAGCGGCCCGGCAGCACGGGCCGGGCGCGGTGGCCGCACATAGCCCTGGCGCAGCGCTGCACTGGCCTGCCAGGCGCGGTCAAGGCGCTGAGCGACCGCAGCATGCCGGGGGTCGGCTTCCAGCCAACGCCGATAGGCCGCTTGCTCGGCGGGGCCGAGGCGACCTTGACGGTGTTTCATGACCCAATCGGCGGCCTTGCGCTCGATCGGGTCAACAGGTTCTGAGGGGTTCACGGTACGGTGTTTGCTGCCTGTTGGTGTTTTTCTGGTAGCCCGGCCAGGTCAGCGCTTGTGCCTGGTCTACTGGTCAGGTTCAAGCCCTCGCCCAATCCTGGCCAATGCGCTGGCCAAGTGTTTTTGTACAGAGCTGGTGGAAATCCGTAAATACTCGGCGGCCTCTTTGTGTGTCATACCTTCTACCCGGCACAGCAGGAACACGTTGCGCGTGCGCTCGGGCAGCAGCTCAAGGGTTGCGTGCAGGCGTTCCAGTTCCAGGGCACCCAGGGCCTGGTCCTCTGGCGAACTGGCTTCATCGATCAAGCCATCGAAGATACTCGCAGACTCCGCTTCGTAGCGCTTGCTGCCGTAACGGCGATGATGGTCGATCATCAGGTTGTGGGCAACGCGGAACAGATAGGCCGGGGTCGCGAGCAACCGCTCTACGCCATCCATCTGCGCCAACCGCAGGAAGGTTTCCTGGACGATGTCCGACGCCAGGCTTGGCGTGCAGTTCTTGCGCAGCAGATAGCGGTGCAAGGTGGAGGCGTGTTCGTTGAAGAGTTGTTCCAGCACGTCAGCACTTTCCTATGCTCAGGCAAACTGGGGAGGCCGAGTATAATGAGAATACTTCTCGTTAATCTAGGCATTTTGCCATCGCAGGACGCTGCTGTTACAAAACAAAAAATCCCAGGCCGCAGGCCGTTCAGGAAATAAAAAACCCGCGCTGTCGCCAGCGCGGGTTTTTGGTCAAAGCAGAACGATCAACGCTCCAGCAGGATCCGCAGCATGCGGCGCAGCGGTTCGGCCGCGCCCCACAGCAGTTGGTCACCCACGGTGAAGGCGCCCAGGTACTGCGAGCCCATGTTCAGCTTGCGCAGGCGGCCAACCGGGATGTTCAGGGTGCCGGTGACCTTGGTTGGGGTCAGCTCCTGCATGCTGATTTCACGCTGGTTCGGCACCAGCTTCACCCAAGGGTTGTGCTGGCTGATCATGCCTTCGATGTCGGCGATCGGCACGTCCTTGTTCAGCTTGATGGTCAGCGCCTGGCTGTGGCAACGCATGGCGCCGATGCGCACGCAGATGCCGTCGACCGGGATCGGGCTCTTGAAGCGGCCGAGGATCTTGTTGGTCTCGGCCTGGGCCTTCCACTCTTCACGGCTCTGGCCGTTCGGCAGTTCCTTGTCGATCCATGGGATCAGGCTGCCTGCCAGCGGCACGCCAAAGTTCTCGGTCGGGAAGGCGTCGCTGCGCATGCTCTCGGCAACCTTGCGGTCGATGTCGAGGATGGCGCTGGCCGGGTTGGCCAGGTCATCGGCAACGGCGGCGTGGGTGGCACCCATCTGCTTGATCAGCTCACGCATGTTCTGCGCGCCGGCACCCGAGGCCGCCTGGTAGGTCATGGCGCTCATCCACTCGACCAGGCCGGCTTCGAACAGGCCACCCAGGCCCATCAGCATCAGGCTGACGGTGCAGTTGCCGCCGATGTAGTTCTTGGTACCGGCGTCCAGCTGCTGGTCGATGACCTTGCGGTTGACCGGGTCGAGAACGATCACGGCGTCATCCTGCATGCGCAGGGACGAGGCAGCATCGATCCAGTAACCCTGCCAGCCGGCTTCACGCAGCTTGGGGAAGACCTCGTTGGTGTAGTCGCCGCCCTGGCAGGTCAGGATCACGTCGAGGGTCTTGAGTTCTTCAATCGAATAAGCGTCCTTGAGTGGCGCTGTATCCTTGCCCACGTTCGGGCCCTGGCCGCCAACATTGGAGGTGGTAAAGAACACCGGCTCGATAAGGTCGAAATCCTGCTCCTCCAGCATCCGCTGCATGAGCACGGAACCGACCATACCGCGCCAACCGATCAGACCTACACGTTTCATCGCAACTACACCTTCGCTAAAAGTGGGCCGCCACCGGGAATTTGGGGTGGCGGGCCAGAGAGATTACAGATTCCGCAGCGCTGCGACTACTGCGTCGCCCATTTCCTGCGTACCCACTTTGCGGCAGCCTTCCGAGAAGATGTCGCCGGTACGCAAACCCTGGTCCAGAACCAGGCTCACGGCCTTCTCGATCGCCTCGGCGGCAGCCGACTGATTGAAGCTGTAACGCAGCATCATCGACACCGACAGGATGGTCGCCAGCGGGTTGGCGATGCCGAGGCCAGCGATGTCCGGTGCCGAGCCGTGGCACGGCTCGTACATGCCCTTGTTGTCGGCATCCAGCGACGCAGAAGGCAGCATGCCGATGGAACCGGTCAGCATGGAAGCTTCATCCGACAGAATGTCACCGAACATGTTGTCGGTCACCATCACGTCGAACTGCTTGGGCGCACGCACCAGCTGCATGGCCGCGTTGTCGACGTACATGTGGCTCAGTTCGACATCCGGGTAGTCCTTGGCCACGTCTTCGACCACTTCACGCCACAGCTGGCTGGACGCCAGGACGTTGGCCTTGTCCACCGAGCACAGCTTCTTGCCACGCACGCGGGCCATGTCGAAGCCGACACGGGCAATGCGGCGCACTTCGCCTTCGCTGTACGGCAGGGTGTCGTAGGCCTGGCGCTCGCCACCTTCCAGCTCGCGCTGGCCACGCGGGGCACCGAAATAGATCCCGCCGGTCAGCTCACGGACGATGAGGATGTCCAGGCCGGCGACGATTTCCGGCTTGAGCGACGAGGCATCGGCCAGTTGCGGGTAGAGGATGGCCGGGCGCAGGTTGGCGAACAGGCCCAGTTGCGAACGGATCTTCAGCAGGCCGCGCTCCGGGCGGATGTCACGCTCGATCTTGTCCCACTTCGGGCCACCCACGGCGCCCAGCAGCACAGCATCGGCGTTGCGCGCGCGCTCCAGGGTTTCGTCGGCCAGCGGCACACCATGCTTGTCGATGGCAGCGCCACCGATCACGTCGTGCGCCAGGCTGAAACCGAGCTGGAACTTGTCGTTGGCCAGCTCCAGCACCTTGACCGCTTCGGCCATGATTTCCGGGCCGATACCGTCACCTGGGAGAATCAGAATCTGCTTGCTCATGCTTTCCTCTATCCATTCACGCGGTGCGGCCAAACGGGCCCCACCGAAAAGTGCTTAACGCTCGGCCCACAACACCAGCACATCCGTGCTGAACGAGCCGTCGGCCTCGATCTGGTAATACTGCCGTACTTCTTCACCCATGGCTTGCTGCAATTGGCGGATGGCCACGCGCATCGGCTCTGGGGTACGCATACGCTCGACCCAGCTGGTGAACTCCAGGCGCAGTGGCTGGCGCGTGTGGCTGCGCACATGCAGGCCGGCTTCGCTGACCTGGCGCTGCCATTCGGCGGCGGAGTAGTCGCGCACATGGCTGGTGTCGCGCAGCACTTCGACCGTTTGCAGGTAGGTGTCGAGCAGCGGGCTGCCCGGCGACATCACGTCGATGAACGCCGCCACGCCACCTGGCTTGAGCACCCGGCGCACCTCGCGCAGGGCCAGGCCCAGGTCGCTCCAGTGGTGGGCCGAGTAGCGGCTGAAGACGAACTCGAACGAAGCGTCGGCGAACGGCAGGCGTTCGGCGGCGCCGCGCTCGGTGGTGATATTGGCCATGCCACGCTCGGCGGCGGCGCTGGCGACCACGTCGAGCATGGAATGCGAAAGGTCGTAGGCGACCACTTCAGCCACCAGCGGGGCGACGTGGAAACTGACATGACCGGCACCGCAGCCCAGGTCCAGCACGCGGGCAGCACCCTGCCCCGCCAGCTCGGCCTGCAGCAGGGCGAATTCACTGCCCTGGGCGTGCACGGCGCTGCTGAGGTAGGCGCTGGCCTGTTCGCCGAACTGGCGTTGGACCACATCGGTGTGCTGGGTGTTGGTCATGTCTCAATCCTTTAGATTTTTGTCGCCTGTACCGGCCCTTTCGCGGGCATGCCCGCTCCCACATTGATCGCGTAACCCTTGTGGGAGCGGGCGAGCCCGCGAAGAGGCCGGCACTGTCATCTACATACTTCAGGCATCACGGAACAGCCAAGGCTGCCCGGCGCGGTGCTTGCCTTCGAAGGCCTTGATCGCATCGCCGTCCTGCAAGGTCAGGCCGATGTCGTCCAGGCCGTTGAGCAGGCAGTGCTTGCGGAACGCATCGATCTCGAAGTGCAACACCTTGCCATCCGGGCGGGTCACCGCCTGCGCTTGCAGGTCGATGGTCAGCTGGTAGCCGGGGTTGGCTTCGACCTGCTTGAACAGCTCGTCCACTTCCTCATCGCTGAGGATGATCGGCAGCAAGCCGTTCTTGAAGCTGTTGTTGAAGAAGATGTCGGCAAAGCTCGGCGCGATCACGCTGCGAAAGCCATACTCGTCCAGCGCCCACGGGGCGTGCTCACGGCTGGAGCCGCAACCGAAGTTCTCCCGCGCCAGCAACACGCTGGCACCCTGGTAGCGTTCGTGGTTGAGCACGAACTCGGTGTTCAACGGGCGCTTGCTGTTGTCCTGGTAAGGCTGGCCCACATCCAGGTAACGCCATTCGTCGAACAGGTTAGGGCCAAAGCCGGTGCGCTTGATCGACTTCAAAAACTGCTTGGGGATGATCTGGTCGGTGTCGACGTTGGCACGGTCCAACGGCGCGACGAGGCCAGTGTGCTGGGTAAAGGCTTTCATGCTGCGCTCCCTTGGATCAACTCGCGGACATCGATGAAGTGGCCGGTCACCGCAGCAGCGGCAGCCATGGCCGGGCTGACCAGGTGGGTACGGCCACCGGCGCCCTGACGGCCTTCAAAGTTGCGGTTGGAGGTAGACGCGCAGTGCTCGCCGCTCTCCAGGCGGTCCGGGTTCATCGCCAGGCACATCGAGCAGCCTGGCTCACGCCATTCGAAACCGGCTTCGACAAAGATCTTGTCCAGGCCTTCGCGCTCGGCCTGGGCCTTGACCAGGCCCGAACCCGGCACGACGATGGCTTGCTTGACGGTAGCGGCTACCTTGCGGCCCTTGGCGATTTCGGCTGCAGCGCGCAGGTCTTCGATACGCGAGTTGGTGCACGAGCCGATGAACACCCGGTCCAGCTGGATATCGGTGATCGCCTGGTTGGCGGTCAGGCCCATGTACTTCAAGGCGCGCTCGATCGAACCACGCTTGACCAGGTCGGCCTCGGCAGCCGGGTCTGGCACGCGCTGGTCGACGGCCAACACCATCTCGGGCGAGGTGCCCCAGCTGACTTGCGGCTTGATCTGCGCAGCGTCCAGCTCGACCACGGTATCGAATACAGCGTCGTCATCCGACACAAGGTCTTTCCACGACTCGACCGCTTGTTCCCACTGCTGCCCCTTCGGCGCGTACGGGCGGCCTTCAACGTAAGCAACGGTGATGGCGTCGGTGGCCACCAGGCCCACACGGGCGCCGGCCTCGATGGACATGTTGCAGATGGTCATGCGGCCTTCCATCGACAATTCGCGAATGGCGCTGCCCGCAAATTCCATGGCGTGGCCGTTGCCGCCGGCGGTGCCAATCTTGCCGATCACGGCCAGCACGATGTCTTTGGCGGTTACGCCGGCCGGCAATTGGCCTTCCACACGCACCAGCATGTTCTTCATCTTCTTGGCGACCAGGCACTGGGTGGCGAGCACGTGCTCGACCTCGGAGGTGCCGATGCCATGGGCCAAGGCACCAAAGGCGCCGTGGGTGGAGGTGTGCGAGTCACCGCAGACCACGGTCATGCCGGGCAAGGTGGCACCTTGCTCCGGGCTGATGACGTGAACGATGCCCTGGCGCTCGTCATTCATCTTGAATTCGGTGATGCCGTATTCGTCACAGTTCTCGTCGAGGGTCTGCACCTGCAGGCGCGACACCTGGTCGACGATGGCCTCGATCCCGCCCTTGCGCTCTGGCGTGGTCGGCACGTTGTGATCGGGGGTGGCGATGTTGGTGTCGATGCGCCACGGTTTGCGGTTGGCCAGGCGCAGGCCTTCGAAGGCCTGGGGCGAC
This window harbors:
- a CDS encoding FecR domain-containing protein → MNPSEPVDPIERKAADWVMKHRQGRLGPAEQAAYRRWLEADPRHAAVAQRLDRAWQASAALRQGYVRPPRPARAAGPLGWLHAVWQRPWACGGALGGLAMACWLWLAPPFWVQGLGADYQTGYGEVRHVTLGDGSKLVLGSRSILSVAYDGQRRTVRLTRGEAVFSPSPVGETEPRPFTVSTPGANITARGTRYLVAVDKDDRSGWVGVLQHSVEINLVSRGLDDASASAVLQQGDSLYFGPHTGLKPLEQSPEELASWQEGRVVLRQQTLAQAVEQLGRYRTGLTLVRGEALRRLPVTAVARVDHVDDALKQLARQAHARVLEVPGALLIY
- the leuB gene encoding 3-isopropylmalate dehydrogenase translates to MSKQILILPGDGIGPEIMAEAVKVLELANDKFQLGFSLAHDVIGGAAIDKHGVPLADETLERARNADAVLLGAVGGPKWDKIERDIRPERGLLKIRSQLGLFANLRPAILYPQLADASSLKPEIVAGLDILIVRELTGGIYFGAPRGQRELEGGERQAYDTLPYSEGEVRRIARVGFDMARVRGKKLCSVDKANVLASSQLWREVVEDVAKDYPDVELSHMYVDNAAMQLVRAPKQFDVMVTDNMFGDILSDEASMLTGSIGMLPSASLDADNKGMYEPCHGSAPDIAGLGIANPLATILSVSMMLRYSFNQSAAAEAIEKAVSLVLDQGLRTGDIFSEGCRKVGTQEMGDAVVAALRNL
- a CDS encoding RNA polymerase sigma factor, translated to MLEQLFNEHASTLHRYLLRKNCTPSLASDIVQETFLRLAQMDGVERLLATPAYLFRVAHNLMIDHHRRYGSKRYEAESASIFDGLIDEASSPEDQALGALELERLHATLELLPERTRNVFLLCRVEGMTHKEAAEYLRISTSSVQKHLASALARIGRGLEPDQ
- the leuC gene encoding 3-isopropylmalate dehydratase large subunit, with product MAGKTLYDKLWEAHEVKRRDDGSSLIYIDRHIIHEVTSPQAFEGLRLANRKPWRIDTNIATPDHNVPTTPERKGGIEAIVDQVSRLQVQTLDENCDEYGITEFKMNDERQGIVHVISPEQGATLPGMTVVCGDSHTSTHGAFGALAHGIGTSEVEHVLATQCLVAKKMKNMLVRVEGQLPAGVTAKDIVLAVIGKIGTAGGNGHAMEFAGSAIRELSMEGRMTICNMSIEAGARVGLVATDAITVAYVEGRPYAPKGQQWEQAVESWKDLVSDDDAVFDTVVELDAAQIKPQVSWGTSPEMVLAVDQRVPDPAAEADLVKRGSIERALKYMGLTANQAITDIQLDRVFIGSCTNSRIEDLRAAAEIAKGRKVAATVKQAIVVPGSGLVKAQAEREGLDKIFVEAGFEWREPGCSMCLAMNPDRLESGEHCASTSNRNFEGRQGAGGRTHLVSPAMAAAAAVTGHFIDVRELIQGSAA
- the leuD gene encoding 3-isopropylmalate dehydratase small subunit, whose product is MKAFTQHTGLVAPLDRANVDTDQIIPKQFLKSIKRTGFGPNLFDEWRYLDVGQPYQDNSKRPLNTEFVLNHERYQGASVLLARENFGCGSSREHAPWALDEYGFRSVIAPSFADIFFNNSFKNGLLPIILSDEEVDELFKQVEANPGYQLTIDLQAQAVTRPDGKVLHFEIDAFRKHCLLNGLDDIGLTLQDGDAIKAFEGKHRAGQPWLFRDA
- the asd gene encoding aspartate-semialdehyde dehydrogenase; protein product: MKRVGLIGWRGMVGSVLMQRMLEEQDFDLIEPVFFTTSNVGGQGPNVGKDTAPLKDAYSIEELKTLDVILTCQGGDYTNEVFPKLREAGWQGYWIDAASSLRMQDDAVIVLDPVNRKVIDQQLDAGTKNYIGGNCTVSLMLMGLGGLFEAGLVEWMSAMTYQAASGAGAQNMRELIKQMGATHAAVADDLANPASAILDIDRKVAESMRSDAFPTENFGVPLAGSLIPWIDKELPNGQSREEWKAQAETNKILGRFKSPIPVDGICVRIGAMRCHSQALTIKLNKDVPIADIEGMISQHNPWVKLVPNQREISMQELTPTKVTGTLNIPVGRLRKLNMGSQYLGAFTVGDQLLWGAAEPLRRMLRILLER
- a CDS encoding methyltransferase domain-containing protein, coding for MTNTQHTDVVQRQFGEQASAYLSSAVHAQGSEFALLQAELAGQGAARVLDLGCGAGHVSFHVAPLVAEVVAYDLSHSMLDVVASAAAERGMANITTERGAAERLPFADASFEFVFSRYSAHHWSDLGLALREVRRVLKPGGVAAFIDVMSPGSPLLDTYLQTVEVLRDTSHVRDYSAAEWQRQVSEAGLHVRSHTRQPLRLEFTSWVERMRTPEPMRVAIRQLQQAMGEEVRQYYQIEADGSFSTDVLVLWAER